The Pecten maximus unplaced genomic scaffold, xPecMax1.1, whole genome shotgun sequence genome includes a region encoding these proteins:
- the LOC117319983 gene encoding cilia- and flagella-associated protein 54-like isoform X1 — translation MPFLHFILELHISRGVFSSPGKVQRMLVYMGKFNHRKAAETLIDSIKISFSTDHDLGLMRQGYLELAQVYLHSVGMVLIKENSTLEFVTDPGEDAAAKQAAAKRKLRSKSSGKRENSPSKKERSGTQSSLKSQGSKSDEMADVDKERRAAWTAIRCAAALGQAQRSRVLLIGDTSVTSQPLTGNAETDIPEFIALDLVSDYVLGERKKVYKTQIEEELAPLIEANEVKHVDTYDEQVMKARDGAKELSWIHFLGYQSILQRLCNTSTISASSRKSSQKDTDSEEEELAEFDLGFISHAHSDTTVNHDMIRSMLFSGTWSRRLTKIHVYLANNLKAYSSECCGIYPPEQLVLAPTDTEYDLSVTFKSYASNLTVDTDDSITMATVAEPGKAPLPPGTVIDPYMPSDKPVTSPVDMEVALQFYQPSLEENDPQRPEATGAESRILLMHAIYKKMGSVCQPGVQWVSLSQLNDLHDRLAVLAQRAEISLVEKKKKDPVAPSPTPTSKPKKGQRIKALSPKVERDERLEDFPPIENLLKQCLDDIKTLLGLPHASSTGELSEKADKEKSEKAEKEKTDKSENGSVVSTELPFEVTKKNIAALESLFDPSFGYTAQGTDIVQWLLKIIKS, via the exons ACTGATGAGACAAGGCTACCTAGAGCTGGCCCAGGTCTACCTACACAGTGTTGGTATGGTCCTCATCAAGGAGAACAGTACACTGGAGTTTGTGACAGATCCTGGGGAAGATGCAGCGGCCAAACAGGCTGCTGCCAAGAGAAAACTGCGATCAAAG TCGTCAGGAAAACGAGAAAATTCCCCG TCTAAGAAAGAACGATCAGGAACCCAGAGTTCACTCAAGTCGCAAGGCAGTAAATCTGATGAGATGGCCGATGTGGACAAGGAGAGACGAGCTGCCTGGACAGCCATTAGGTGTGCTGCAGCCCTGGGTCAGGCCCAGCGCTCTCGTGTCCTCCTCATTGGGGATACATCTGTTACCTCCCAGCCTCTCACTGGCAATGCTGAGACAGATATCCCAGAGTTCATAGCACTTGATCTTGTTAGTGACTATGTCCTTGGGGAGAGGAAGAAGGTGTATAAAA CCCAAATCGAAGAAGAGTTAGCTCCCCTGATAGAGGCCAATGAAGTGAAACATGTGGACACTTACGATGAGCAGGTGATGAAGGCGCGGGACGGAGCCAAGGAGCTCAGCTGGATACACTTCCTAG GTTATCAGAGTATCCTCCAGAGATTGTGTAATACATCAACGATCTCAGCCTCCAGTCGCAAATCTAGCCAAAAAGACACAGATTCAGAAGAGGAGGAACTTGCAGAGTTTGACCTTGGGTTCATCAGTCATGCCCACTCAGACACAACTGTGAACCATGACATGATCCGGTCAATGTTGTTCTCAGGAACGTGGTCCCGGCGACTTACGAAGATCCATGTTTACCTAGCAAACAACCTCAAGGCATACAGCTCAGAATGTTGTGGCATCTATCCCCCAGAACAGCTAGTACTGGCCCCTACTGATACGGAGTATGACCTTAGTGTGACCTTCAAGTCCTATGCTTCCAATCTCACTGTTGACACTGATGACTCTATCACCATGGCCACTGTGGCTGAGCCTGGAAAAGCACCGCTACCTCCTGGAACTGTTATTGACCCCTACATGCCCTCAGACAAgccagttacctcccctgtagaCATGGAGGTGGCACTGCAGTTCTACCAGCCATCCCTGGAAGAGAATGACCCTCAGAGACCAGAAGCCACAGGGGCTGAATCTCGCATACTTCTAATGCATGCTATCTATAAGAAAATGGGATCTGTTTGTCAGCCTGGTGTACAGTGGGTGTCTCTATCACAGCTCAATGACCTTCATGACAG GTTGGCTGTGCTGGCACAAAGAGCTGAGATCTCCCTGGTagaaaagaagaagaaggaCCCAGTAGCACCCTCGCCGACTCCTACTTCCAAACCCAAGAAGGGACAAAGAATCAAAGCACTTTCCCCGAAGGTTGAACGGGATGAACGACTCGAG GATTTTCCTCCCATCGAG AACCTGCTGAAACAGTGTTTGGATGACATTAAGACCCTGCTGGGTTTGCCCCATGCCAGCTCCACTGGGGAGTTGTCAGAGAAAGCAGACAAGGAGAAATCAGAGAAGGCAGAGAAAGAGAAAACAGACAAATCTGAGAATGGATCAGTTGTTTCCACAGAG CTGCCATTTGAAGTGACAAAGAAGAACATCGCTGCACTAGAGAGTCTATTTGACCCCAGCTTTGGCTACACGGCCCAGGGCACCGACATTGTCCAATGGCTTCTCAAGATCATCAAGTCCTAA
- the LOC117319983 gene encoding cilia- and flagella-associated protein 54-like isoform X5, with product MPFLHFILELHISRGVFSSPGKVQRMLVYMGKFNHRKAAETLIDSIKISFSTDHDLGLMRQGYLELAQVYLHSVGMVLIKENSTLEFVTDPGEDAAAKQAAAKRKLRSKSKKERSGTQSSLKSQGSKSDEMADVDKERRAAWTAIRCAAALGQAQRSRVLLIGDTSVTSQPLTGNAETDIPEFIALDLVSDYVLGERKKVYKTQIEEELAPLIEANEVKHVDTYDEQVMKARDGAKELSWIHFLGYQSILQRLCNTSTISASSRKSSQKDTDSEEEELAEFDLGFISHAHSDTTVNHDMIRSMLFSGTWSRRLTKIHVYLANNLKAYSSECCGIYPPEQLVLAPTDTEYDLSVTFKSYASNLTVDTDDSITMATVAEPGKAPLPPGTVIDPYMPSDKPVTSPVDMEVALQFYQPSLEENDPQRPEATGAESRILLMHAIYKKMGSVCQPGVQWVSLSQLNDLHDRLAVLAQRAEISLVEKKKKDPVAPSPTPTSKPKKGQRIKALSPKVERDERLEDFPPIENLLKQCLDDIKTLLGLPHASSTGELSEKADKEKSEKAEKEKTDKSENGSVVSTELPFEVTKKNIAALESLFDPSFGYTAQGTDIVQWLLKIIKS from the exons ACTGATGAGACAAGGCTACCTAGAGCTGGCCCAGGTCTACCTACACAGTGTTGGTATGGTCCTCATCAAGGAGAACAGTACACTGGAGTTTGTGACAGATCCTGGGGAAGATGCAGCGGCCAAACAGGCTGCTGCCAAGAGAAAACTGCGATCAAAG TCTAAGAAAGAACGATCAGGAACCCAGAGTTCACTCAAGTCGCAAGGCAGTAAATCTGATGAGATGGCCGATGTGGACAAGGAGAGACGAGCTGCCTGGACAGCCATTAGGTGTGCTGCAGCCCTGGGTCAGGCCCAGCGCTCTCGTGTCCTCCTCATTGGGGATACATCTGTTACCTCCCAGCCTCTCACTGGCAATGCTGAGACAGATATCCCAGAGTTCATAGCACTTGATCTTGTTAGTGACTATGTCCTTGGGGAGAGGAAGAAGGTGTATAAAA CCCAAATCGAAGAAGAGTTAGCTCCCCTGATAGAGGCCAATGAAGTGAAACATGTGGACACTTACGATGAGCAGGTGATGAAGGCGCGGGACGGAGCCAAGGAGCTCAGCTGGATACACTTCCTAG GTTATCAGAGTATCCTCCAGAGATTGTGTAATACATCAACGATCTCAGCCTCCAGTCGCAAATCTAGCCAAAAAGACACAGATTCAGAAGAGGAGGAACTTGCAGAGTTTGACCTTGGGTTCATCAGTCATGCCCACTCAGACACAACTGTGAACCATGACATGATCCGGTCAATGTTGTTCTCAGGAACGTGGTCCCGGCGACTTACGAAGATCCATGTTTACCTAGCAAACAACCTCAAGGCATACAGCTCAGAATGTTGTGGCATCTATCCCCCAGAACAGCTAGTACTGGCCCCTACTGATACGGAGTATGACCTTAGTGTGACCTTCAAGTCCTATGCTTCCAATCTCACTGTTGACACTGATGACTCTATCACCATGGCCACTGTGGCTGAGCCTGGAAAAGCACCGCTACCTCCTGGAACTGTTATTGACCCCTACATGCCCTCAGACAAgccagttacctcccctgtagaCATGGAGGTGGCACTGCAGTTCTACCAGCCATCCCTGGAAGAGAATGACCCTCAGAGACCAGAAGCCACAGGGGCTGAATCTCGCATACTTCTAATGCATGCTATCTATAAGAAAATGGGATCTGTTTGTCAGCCTGGTGTACAGTGGGTGTCTCTATCACAGCTCAATGACCTTCATGACAG GTTGGCTGTGCTGGCACAAAGAGCTGAGATCTCCCTGGTagaaaagaagaagaaggaCCCAGTAGCACCCTCGCCGACTCCTACTTCCAAACCCAAGAAGGGACAAAGAATCAAAGCACTTTCCCCGAAGGTTGAACGGGATGAACGACTCGAG GATTTTCCTCCCATCGAG AACCTGCTGAAACAGTGTTTGGATGACATTAAGACCCTGCTGGGTTTGCCCCATGCCAGCTCCACTGGGGAGTTGTCAGAGAAAGCAGACAAGGAGAAATCAGAGAAGGCAGAGAAAGAGAAAACAGACAAATCTGAGAATGGATCAGTTGTTTCCACAGAG CTGCCATTTGAAGTGACAAAGAAGAACATCGCTGCACTAGAGAGTCTATTTGACCCCAGCTTTGGCTACACGGCCCAGGGCACCGACATTGTCCAATGGCTTCTCAAGATCATCAAGTCCTAA
- the LOC117319983 gene encoding cilia- and flagella-associated protein 54-like isoform X2: MPFLHFILELHISRGVFSSPGKVQRMLVYMGKFNHRKAAETLIDSIKISFSTDHDLGLMRQGYLELAQVYLHSVGMVLIKENSTLEFVTDPGEDAAAKQAAAKRKLRSKTKTKGKQQSKKERSGTQSSLKSQGSKSDEMADVDKERRAAWTAIRCAAALGQAQRSRVLLIGDTSVTSQPLTGNAETDIPEFIALDLVSDYVLGERKKVYKTQIEEELAPLIEANEVKHVDTYDEQVMKARDGAKELSWIHFLGYQSILQRLCNTSTISASSRKSSQKDTDSEEEELAEFDLGFISHAHSDTTVNHDMIRSMLFSGTWSRRLTKIHVYLANNLKAYSSECCGIYPPEQLVLAPTDTEYDLSVTFKSYASNLTVDTDDSITMATVAEPGKAPLPPGTVIDPYMPSDKPVTSPVDMEVALQFYQPSLEENDPQRPEATGAESRILLMHAIYKKMGSVCQPGVQWVSLSQLNDLHDRLAVLAQRAEISLVEKKKKDPVAPSPTPTSKPKKGQRIKALSPKVERDERLEDFPPIENLLKQCLDDIKTLLGLPHASSTGELSEKADKEKSEKAEKEKTDKSENGSVVSTELPFEVTKKNIAALESLFDPSFGYTAQGTDIVQWLLKIIKS, encoded by the exons ACTGATGAGACAAGGCTACCTAGAGCTGGCCCAGGTCTACCTACACAGTGTTGGTATGGTCCTCATCAAGGAGAACAGTACACTGGAGTTTGTGACAGATCCTGGGGAAGATGCAGCGGCCAAACAGGCTGCTGCCAAGAGAAAACTGCGATCAAAG ACTAAGACTAAAGGCAAACAGCAG TCTAAGAAAGAACGATCAGGAACCCAGAGTTCACTCAAGTCGCAAGGCAGTAAATCTGATGAGATGGCCGATGTGGACAAGGAGAGACGAGCTGCCTGGACAGCCATTAGGTGTGCTGCAGCCCTGGGTCAGGCCCAGCGCTCTCGTGTCCTCCTCATTGGGGATACATCTGTTACCTCCCAGCCTCTCACTGGCAATGCTGAGACAGATATCCCAGAGTTCATAGCACTTGATCTTGTTAGTGACTATGTCCTTGGGGAGAGGAAGAAGGTGTATAAAA CCCAAATCGAAGAAGAGTTAGCTCCCCTGATAGAGGCCAATGAAGTGAAACATGTGGACACTTACGATGAGCAGGTGATGAAGGCGCGGGACGGAGCCAAGGAGCTCAGCTGGATACACTTCCTAG GTTATCAGAGTATCCTCCAGAGATTGTGTAATACATCAACGATCTCAGCCTCCAGTCGCAAATCTAGCCAAAAAGACACAGATTCAGAAGAGGAGGAACTTGCAGAGTTTGACCTTGGGTTCATCAGTCATGCCCACTCAGACACAACTGTGAACCATGACATGATCCGGTCAATGTTGTTCTCAGGAACGTGGTCCCGGCGACTTACGAAGATCCATGTTTACCTAGCAAACAACCTCAAGGCATACAGCTCAGAATGTTGTGGCATCTATCCCCCAGAACAGCTAGTACTGGCCCCTACTGATACGGAGTATGACCTTAGTGTGACCTTCAAGTCCTATGCTTCCAATCTCACTGTTGACACTGATGACTCTATCACCATGGCCACTGTGGCTGAGCCTGGAAAAGCACCGCTACCTCCTGGAACTGTTATTGACCCCTACATGCCCTCAGACAAgccagttacctcccctgtagaCATGGAGGTGGCACTGCAGTTCTACCAGCCATCCCTGGAAGAGAATGACCCTCAGAGACCAGAAGCCACAGGGGCTGAATCTCGCATACTTCTAATGCATGCTATCTATAAGAAAATGGGATCTGTTTGTCAGCCTGGTGTACAGTGGGTGTCTCTATCACAGCTCAATGACCTTCATGACAG GTTGGCTGTGCTGGCACAAAGAGCTGAGATCTCCCTGGTagaaaagaagaagaaggaCCCAGTAGCACCCTCGCCGACTCCTACTTCCAAACCCAAGAAGGGACAAAGAATCAAAGCACTTTCCCCGAAGGTTGAACGGGATGAACGACTCGAG GATTTTCCTCCCATCGAG AACCTGCTGAAACAGTGTTTGGATGACATTAAGACCCTGCTGGGTTTGCCCCATGCCAGCTCCACTGGGGAGTTGTCAGAGAAAGCAGACAAGGAGAAATCAGAGAAGGCAGAGAAAGAGAAAACAGACAAATCTGAGAATGGATCAGTTGTTTCCACAGAG CTGCCATTTGAAGTGACAAAGAAGAACATCGCTGCACTAGAGAGTCTATTTGACCCCAGCTTTGGCTACACGGCCCAGGGCACCGACATTGTCCAATGGCTTCTCAAGATCATCAAGTCCTAA
- the LOC117319983 gene encoding cilia- and flagella-associated protein 54-like isoform X3, whose translation MPFLHFILELHISRGVFSSPGKVQRMLVYMGKFNHRKAAETLIDSIKISFSTDHDLGLMRQGYLELAQVYLHSVGMVLIKENSTLEFVTDPGEDAAAKQAAAKRKLRSKRSVLRWMSKKERSGTQSSLKSQGSKSDEMADVDKERRAAWTAIRCAAALGQAQRSRVLLIGDTSVTSQPLTGNAETDIPEFIALDLVSDYVLGERKKVYKTQIEEELAPLIEANEVKHVDTYDEQVMKARDGAKELSWIHFLGYQSILQRLCNTSTISASSRKSSQKDTDSEEEELAEFDLGFISHAHSDTTVNHDMIRSMLFSGTWSRRLTKIHVYLANNLKAYSSECCGIYPPEQLVLAPTDTEYDLSVTFKSYASNLTVDTDDSITMATVAEPGKAPLPPGTVIDPYMPSDKPVTSPVDMEVALQFYQPSLEENDPQRPEATGAESRILLMHAIYKKMGSVCQPGVQWVSLSQLNDLHDRLAVLAQRAEISLVEKKKKDPVAPSPTPTSKPKKGQRIKALSPKVERDERLEDFPPIENLLKQCLDDIKTLLGLPHASSTGELSEKADKEKSEKAEKEKTDKSENGSVVSTELPFEVTKKNIAALESLFDPSFGYTAQGTDIVQWLLKIIKS comes from the exons ACTGATGAGACAAGGCTACCTAGAGCTGGCCCAGGTCTACCTACACAGTGTTGGTATGGTCCTCATCAAGGAGAACAGTACACTGGAGTTTGTGACAGATCCTGGGGAAGATGCAGCGGCCAAACAGGCTGCTGCCAAGAGAAAACTGCGATCAAAG AGATCTGTACTCAGGTGGATG TCTAAGAAAGAACGATCAGGAACCCAGAGTTCACTCAAGTCGCAAGGCAGTAAATCTGATGAGATGGCCGATGTGGACAAGGAGAGACGAGCTGCCTGGACAGCCATTAGGTGTGCTGCAGCCCTGGGTCAGGCCCAGCGCTCTCGTGTCCTCCTCATTGGGGATACATCTGTTACCTCCCAGCCTCTCACTGGCAATGCTGAGACAGATATCCCAGAGTTCATAGCACTTGATCTTGTTAGTGACTATGTCCTTGGGGAGAGGAAGAAGGTGTATAAAA CCCAAATCGAAGAAGAGTTAGCTCCCCTGATAGAGGCCAATGAAGTGAAACATGTGGACACTTACGATGAGCAGGTGATGAAGGCGCGGGACGGAGCCAAGGAGCTCAGCTGGATACACTTCCTAG GTTATCAGAGTATCCTCCAGAGATTGTGTAATACATCAACGATCTCAGCCTCCAGTCGCAAATCTAGCCAAAAAGACACAGATTCAGAAGAGGAGGAACTTGCAGAGTTTGACCTTGGGTTCATCAGTCATGCCCACTCAGACACAACTGTGAACCATGACATGATCCGGTCAATGTTGTTCTCAGGAACGTGGTCCCGGCGACTTACGAAGATCCATGTTTACCTAGCAAACAACCTCAAGGCATACAGCTCAGAATGTTGTGGCATCTATCCCCCAGAACAGCTAGTACTGGCCCCTACTGATACGGAGTATGACCTTAGTGTGACCTTCAAGTCCTATGCTTCCAATCTCACTGTTGACACTGATGACTCTATCACCATGGCCACTGTGGCTGAGCCTGGAAAAGCACCGCTACCTCCTGGAACTGTTATTGACCCCTACATGCCCTCAGACAAgccagttacctcccctgtagaCATGGAGGTGGCACTGCAGTTCTACCAGCCATCCCTGGAAGAGAATGACCCTCAGAGACCAGAAGCCACAGGGGCTGAATCTCGCATACTTCTAATGCATGCTATCTATAAGAAAATGGGATCTGTTTGTCAGCCTGGTGTACAGTGGGTGTCTCTATCACAGCTCAATGACCTTCATGACAG GTTGGCTGTGCTGGCACAAAGAGCTGAGATCTCCCTGGTagaaaagaagaagaaggaCCCAGTAGCACCCTCGCCGACTCCTACTTCCAAACCCAAGAAGGGACAAAGAATCAAAGCACTTTCCCCGAAGGTTGAACGGGATGAACGACTCGAG GATTTTCCTCCCATCGAG AACCTGCTGAAACAGTGTTTGGATGACATTAAGACCCTGCTGGGTTTGCCCCATGCCAGCTCCACTGGGGAGTTGTCAGAGAAAGCAGACAAGGAGAAATCAGAGAAGGCAGAGAAAGAGAAAACAGACAAATCTGAGAATGGATCAGTTGTTTCCACAGAG CTGCCATTTGAAGTGACAAAGAAGAACATCGCTGCACTAGAGAGTCTATTTGACCCCAGCTTTGGCTACACGGCCCAGGGCACCGACATTGTCCAATGGCTTCTCAAGATCATCAAGTCCTAA
- the LOC117319983 gene encoding cilia- and flagella-associated protein 54-like isoform X4, with protein MPFLHFILELHISRGVFSSPGKVQRMLVYMGKFNHRKAAETLIDSIKISFSTDHDLGLMRQGYLELAQVYLHSVGMVLIKENSTLEFVTDPGEDAAAKQAAAKRKLRSKSSGKRENSPSKKERSGTQSSLKSQGSKSDEMADVDKERRAAWTAIRCAAALGQAQRSRVLLIGDTSVTSQPLTGNAETDIPEFIALDLVSDYVLGERKKVYKTQIEEELAPLIEANEVKHVDTYDEQVMKARDGAKELSWIHFLGYQSILQRLCNTSTISASSRKSSQKDTDSEEEELAEFDLGFISHAHSDTTVNHDMIRSMLFSGTWSRRLTKIHVYLANNLKAYSSECCGIYPPEQLVLAPTDTEYDLSVTFKSYASNLTVDTDDSITMATVAEPGKAPLPPGTVIDPYMPSDKPVTSPVDMEVALQFYQPSLEENDPQRPEATGAESRILLMHAIYKKMGSVCQPGVQWVSLSQLNDLHDRLAVLAQRAEISLVEKKKKDPVAPSPTPTSKPKKGQRIKALSPKVERDERLENLLKQCLDDIKTLLGLPHASSTGELSEKADKEKSEKAEKEKTDKSENGSVVSTELPFEVTKKNIAALESLFDPSFGYTAQGTDIVQWLLKIIKS; from the exons ACTGATGAGACAAGGCTACCTAGAGCTGGCCCAGGTCTACCTACACAGTGTTGGTATGGTCCTCATCAAGGAGAACAGTACACTGGAGTTTGTGACAGATCCTGGGGAAGATGCAGCGGCCAAACAGGCTGCTGCCAAGAGAAAACTGCGATCAAAG TCGTCAGGAAAACGAGAAAATTCCCCG TCTAAGAAAGAACGATCAGGAACCCAGAGTTCACTCAAGTCGCAAGGCAGTAAATCTGATGAGATGGCCGATGTGGACAAGGAGAGACGAGCTGCCTGGACAGCCATTAGGTGTGCTGCAGCCCTGGGTCAGGCCCAGCGCTCTCGTGTCCTCCTCATTGGGGATACATCTGTTACCTCCCAGCCTCTCACTGGCAATGCTGAGACAGATATCCCAGAGTTCATAGCACTTGATCTTGTTAGTGACTATGTCCTTGGGGAGAGGAAGAAGGTGTATAAAA CCCAAATCGAAGAAGAGTTAGCTCCCCTGATAGAGGCCAATGAAGTGAAACATGTGGACACTTACGATGAGCAGGTGATGAAGGCGCGGGACGGAGCCAAGGAGCTCAGCTGGATACACTTCCTAG GTTATCAGAGTATCCTCCAGAGATTGTGTAATACATCAACGATCTCAGCCTCCAGTCGCAAATCTAGCCAAAAAGACACAGATTCAGAAGAGGAGGAACTTGCAGAGTTTGACCTTGGGTTCATCAGTCATGCCCACTCAGACACAACTGTGAACCATGACATGATCCGGTCAATGTTGTTCTCAGGAACGTGGTCCCGGCGACTTACGAAGATCCATGTTTACCTAGCAAACAACCTCAAGGCATACAGCTCAGAATGTTGTGGCATCTATCCCCCAGAACAGCTAGTACTGGCCCCTACTGATACGGAGTATGACCTTAGTGTGACCTTCAAGTCCTATGCTTCCAATCTCACTGTTGACACTGATGACTCTATCACCATGGCCACTGTGGCTGAGCCTGGAAAAGCACCGCTACCTCCTGGAACTGTTATTGACCCCTACATGCCCTCAGACAAgccagttacctcccctgtagaCATGGAGGTGGCACTGCAGTTCTACCAGCCATCCCTGGAAGAGAATGACCCTCAGAGACCAGAAGCCACAGGGGCTGAATCTCGCATACTTCTAATGCATGCTATCTATAAGAAAATGGGATCTGTTTGTCAGCCTGGTGTACAGTGGGTGTCTCTATCACAGCTCAATGACCTTCATGACAG GTTGGCTGTGCTGGCACAAAGAGCTGAGATCTCCCTGGTagaaaagaagaagaaggaCCCAGTAGCACCCTCGCCGACTCCTACTTCCAAACCCAAGAAGGGACAAAGAATCAAAGCACTTTCCCCGAAGGTTGAACGGGATGAACGACTCGAG AACCTGCTGAAACAGTGTTTGGATGACATTAAGACCCTGCTGGGTTTGCCCCATGCCAGCTCCACTGGGGAGTTGTCAGAGAAAGCAGACAAGGAGAAATCAGAGAAGGCAGAGAAAGAGAAAACAGACAAATCTGAGAATGGATCAGTTGTTTCCACAGAG CTGCCATTTGAAGTGACAAAGAAGAACATCGCTGCACTAGAGAGTCTATTTGACCCCAGCTTTGGCTACACGGCCCAGGGCACCGACATTGTCCAATGGCTTCTCAAGATCATCAAGTCCTAA